The DNA region GCCGAGCTGGAGCATCGCCGACATGGTGCGCAGAATCTTCTCGGTTTGCTCGTTGATCGCGAAGTTCGGATCGACGTCCGGTACCCATTCGGTCAGCGGCCGGTCGAGATCGCCGCCGACGGCGCGCGGCACGTTGGTCAAGAAGGGATCGGGCGCGTCGAGGACCACCAGGTCCACAATATGTTCCTGCGCTGTTTTCGGACGGGTGATGTCGATCGGCTTCCCCGCCGTGCGCACGCGCGGCCCGGTGCGGTCCTCTGACTGTGCCGCCGGGCGCGCCGTGGTTGGATCGTCCGCCTGCGCCACGCGCCGCCGCCGTCCCCCATCCTCGCCGACGGGCAGGCCCGGCCCATTCGCCGCGACGGCCTGCATCGCCGCCGCCAGCTCACGCAGCGCCGCGCCCACCTCCGAGAGATCTGCCGAGGTGGTCGCCTGCGTTGCTGCCGCCGGGGCGATGGTCCGCAGATTGGTCGCCAGGGCTGCGGCAAAGGCGTCGGCATCCAGGGGCACCGTGACGTCGATCTTCGGCTCGACCGTGACGGTGATCGGCGGCGTTTCCGCCGGCGTCTGGGTCGGGTCCAGCTTTGCCGCAACCGTGACGTTCGGAGATCCGAGCGTGACGTTGGGGGCGGCAACATCGAGCTGGGGCGCAGCACCATGCACATCCACCTGGGGTTGGACGACCAGGGGCTGGGCGGGATCGGCGCTGGGTGGTTGTGGCGCCGTGGCACCCAACGCGGGTGCCGGTGCTGCCACATCGGCTGCCGGCGCGACCACCTCGCCGACCGGTTCGGTCCCTGCTCCATCTGCCAGAATCGGCGCATACGGGTCGGTAGGGGTGTCGTAGTAGCCCGTAGCAGGGTTGACACCACCCGTTGCCGGATCGAAGGAAGCCGCCGGATCTGGGGCAGCAGCACCCGAGGCTGTCGCCGACGGCTGGTTCGCGCCTGTCGATGGACAGGCATGCGCGTCACCCATAAATTGCCCGCACGCGGGACACTGCTGGGTGCCGACCTGGCCACCAAAGTGAATCGTCCCGCCACCCGCCAGGGGGCCATTCTTGAGCGCGATATAGGCCCCATCCGCAGCCGCAAGCGGCTCGCCCGTGCCCTGCTGCGCGCGAATCAGGTCGTTGGCGAGCGCCACATCCGAGGCCGTTTGCGGATGGAGCGCCAGGTACGCGATCACGGCGGCGACCTGCGCGGCAGAGGCGTTGGTCGAGCCCTGGGTGTCGCCGACGGTATTCGTCGCAGGATCGTACACGCTGAGCAGCTGCCCGCGGCCTTTGGTGTACACCTCCACCGTCCCATCGCTCGTTTCGACGACCTCGCCGTCGAGGAGTACGCCCACGGCCGCATACGTCGTGCGGCCCACGCCAACACTTGGGTTCTGCGGGTTCGGATTGCGCTTGGTGGCCCCGGGCACGGGCTCCACACCACTCTGCCGGGCACTGCCCCATGCCTGGGGCGTGGTGACCCGTTGACCGACCGTGTAGGTTGTGCCCTGGACCGTAATGGGCGTCCCCAGCGCGTCCGTTTTGCGATACTCGGTGCCGACGAAGTGACCCAGGTCATATGCCTGCCCGCCCGTCACGCTCGTGGTGGCTGCCGCCGCCACCGAATGCGCCGCAAACCTGGGCAGCGTGGTCGCCGTGCCGGGAACGGTTCCCATCGGGATCTGCCGCCCGTACGCCTGCGCGGCCTGCCCGATCGCCGTCGGCGCGACCGCCACGCGCTGCAAGCCGGTGGCATCGAAGACCGGCACGACGCGCCCGCCGGGGGCTGCGGCCAGCGTGAAGCCGCGCTCGCTCCGAAACCAATCGGGCAGAAAGCCGCCGCCGAGCGCCTGGGGCAGCCCATCCAGCGACACGGCAACCTGTTCACCGCTCACGCCGTGCGCCATCTGGATCGGGCCTTGCCTGGCCTGCTCGATCAGCTTCGCCAGGACGCCATCGGGATAGGCGGTCGCTGGGACACGGAGTCGCCGCCGCAGCGTGCGAGTCAACGCCTCAGGCGTGGCGGTCTGGGGACACAGGTGCCCGCCCTGAGCCTTCACAAACTGCCCACAGCTGGTGCAGTGCAGGCGTCCGATCGCGTTCAGGCCGCGCGCGTCGATCGTCCGCTGCTCCTGTCTCGCCACCAGGACCTGGCGCGCGAGCGGCGGCAGCGTCTGCCCACGTTTGAGCGCTTCCAGGGTGTGAAAGACGACATGATAGCCGCGCTGCGCATCCGCGCGCGGCAGGCCGGACTGGGAGTGCGTGGGCGGCTTCAGTTCAGCGGCCCGCATCTGGGCAAAGAGCGCGCGGGTGCTGATCTCCGCCAGCTTGGGCAGCTGTGCATCCGTCACCGGCTGACTGCGTGCCGTCGCGAAGATCTGTTCCAGCGCCGCCTGCGCTTCGTCCGCTCCGCCAAATGCGGCCGCAGCGGCACTCCCTGGTGCGCAGACGTGGGCAAAGAATTTATTCCGATTTCCGTCGCAGGACATGGAGCACTGACCTTTCGCTTCACTGGCACCGTCGGCTCATACGGATGACCGACCATGGGATGATCCGGTGGGTATGCGAGGATCAGGAGGTCCACGCCTGCCGTCAAGCGAGAGGTGTACACCTGTGCAACTGACGGCACCCCTCCGTCAGCATAGCAAGCCTGGGCGGAGCGGATTACTCGTTATCTGCCAACTTTCCCTGTCGGTGGGCTATGCCGGAACCAGGACCGTTGGTGGCGATGATCGATACAGTGAGCGAAGCGATGGGTGGGAGGGACCAGCGGGCGGCACGATGGGGTCTGCGCACTGAGGCAGGGGGGAGATCGGGTCCAGCCCATCGTTGCCATTGTTGGCAACAAAGACGGTCACCCTATGCAGCGCGATCCGATCGCTCACGTTCGATCCCATGGCGCCGGGACGCATAGCTGTGATCAGCATGGGCGGATGCCGGCGAAGGTCGATCACGAGCCGCCGTGCCGGGTCCAGGCGGGAAGGATACTGAGCCAGATTCAGGCATGCGCTATGGCTCAGGTGCCTGCCCGCCCGTGTCAGCACCGCCCGGCCCCGCCTCCGCTCCAAACATTGCTGCCGCCAGCGCGTCCGCTACCGAGTCGGGATCGCAGGTTTGCAGATTACACAGCACCGCGATACAGACCTGCGCATCGGGATAGCGCGCCAGCAGCACGCGGAAGCCATCGATCCGCCCGCCGTGATAGACCACGCGCCGCCCGAAGCGCACGCCGATCTGCCAGCCGTAGCCGTAGCTCGAGCCGTCGCCGACCGGCACATGCGGCGTAAACATGGCCGCGAGCGACGGCTGTGTCACCAGCACACGATCCCAGCGCAGCAGATCCTCGACCGTGGAATACAGCCCACCCGCTGCGTACGGGTCTTCGAGATCCAGGAACGAGGCGTTGACCAGCGTACCATGCTCGATCGCGTAGCTCGCGGCGCGCAGGGGCAGCACCGCCTTGCGATCGACGTAGCCGCTGCTCGTCATCCCCGCCGGAGTCAACACATGGCGCTGCACAAACACCGCATAGGGCAGCCCCGACACCTGCTCGATCACGTAGCCGAGCAGCATATAGCCCCAGTTGCTGTACACAAAGGTCGTGCCGGGCGTAGCGGCGAGCGGCCTTGCGCCAAAGAGTTGCTGCAAGGCGGCGGGCGTGATCGGTCCCGGCTGCGCCGGATCGATGCAGTGCGGCCAGAACGGGAGATCGGGAATGCCCGATGTATGCGTGAGGAGCTGGTGGATCGTCACGTCTTGCCACGCAGGTATGCCGGTCGGCACCAGGCTGTTGAGCGCGGCGTGAACCTGGAGCCTGCCCTGCTCCTGTACGATCAGGATCGCCAGGGCCGTGAACGGCTTGGTGATCGACGCGATCGGGAACTTTGTCTGCGGCGTGTTGGGCGTCGACTGCTCGATGTTGCCCAGGCCATAGCCGCGACAGATGAGCGGGCTGCCGCCCCGCGCGACCAGCACCGCCCCGCTGAACTCGCCGCGCTCGGCACGCCTCGCGAGCGACGCCTCCACCGCCGCGAGCATCGCCGGTGGTCCGTCGGATTGCGCAGCCGTGTGTTGGTCCGATCCGGTCACTCCTGCGACCTCCTGCGGTATCGCGCGACGAGCACCAGTATAGCCCATCGCCTTGCAGATCTGGCGGGGTTGGGTAAGATACACCTGCGATCGGGAGCGTCATCGCCCGACCGCTAGATTAAGTGTATGAGCACCACACACCAGCCCTTCAGCCACATGCTGGGCGACGCCATACGCCGCGCCCACGCCAGCGTTGTGCAACTTCATGCGCTGACCGATATTCCGCTTGAGACGATCAAGAACTGGCTCGACGGGCGCGCGCTGCGTCCTCGGCGCTGGCAGGATGTGATCAAGCTCGCGGCGGCGCTGCACCTGACGGTGCGCGAGACCAACGAGCTGCTGCACGCCGCGCGGCACCCGCCGTTTCATACGCTGCCACTGAACGAACTTGCGGACAGCTACCCGGATCTGCTGGCCCGCTGGTACGCCGGCCGGCATATCCAGGGCCTGGGCGGAGTGGGATCGCGCGTCGATGGCGGCGTGCTGTCCGCCGCGCAGGCCCTGCTGGCGACAGTGCCCACGCAGGCCCTGCCGCCGATCGCGCCGCTCCCGCCGGGGTCGCGCATGTTCCTGACCCCGAACCCATGCTTTGTTGGCCGGGCCGAGGCGCTGCTCGCCGTGGCCCGCGCGCTCGTCCGCCAGCCAGCCAGTGGGATGGGAGCCGTAGCTGCGGCGACCGGCTTAGGCGGCATCGGCAAGACCCAGCTCGCGACCGAGTTCGTCCACCGCTACGGGCAGTTCTTTGCGGGCGGCGTCTTCTGGCTCAGCTTCGCCGATCCGTCCGCAGTTGCCGGCGAGGTCGCGGCCTGCGCCGGGAGCGCCCATCTCGACCTGCACCCGAACGTTGCTCAGCTCGCGCCCGACGATCAGGTCGCGCTCGTGCGCGCCGCCTGGCAGAGTCCGCTGCCCCGGCTGCTGATCTTCGACACCTGCGAAGATGAGCATCTGCTCGCGCGCTGGCGACCGGCCTGTGGCGGCTGCCGCATCCTGATCACCAGCCGCCGCGCACTGTGGGACAGCACCATGCAGGTTCATATACTGCCGCTCGATGTGCTGCCGCGCGCCGACAGCATCGCCCTGCTGCGGCAGCACCGCCCGGACCTCTCCCCCAGCCTGGACGTTCTCGACGAGATCGCCGCCGAGCTGGGCGATCTTCCGCTGGCGCTCCATCTTGCCGGGGCGTATCTGGCGCGCTATCGATCCGACCTGACGCCGACCGAGTACGTCGCCCAGCTCCGCCAGCCGACGCTCTTGCGGCACCCGTCGCTCCGGGGCCAGCGCGTCTCGCCGACCGGCCATGTCCAGCATGTCGCGCGGACCTTCGCCCTGAGCTATGAGCGCCTCGATCCTACGGATGCCGACGATCAGGTAGCGCGGCGGCTGCTGGCCGGTGCGGCCTGCTTCGCGCCCGGCGAGGCGATCCCGCGCCCGCTGCTGCGCTCTACCCTCCAACACACTGCCGAGGCGATCTCACCACTGGATGCCGCCGCCGCCCTTGACCGCCTGATCGATCTGGGCCTGCTCGAAGCGGTGGGCCGCGACGCCCTGCGGATGCATCGCCTGCTCCGTCTGTTCATCCGGCAGCAGCAGACCGATCCGCAGGCCCAGGCCGCCGTCGAGGAGGCGCTCCTGGCGTTCGCCGCGCCCGTGAACGCCGCCAGCGAGCTTGCGCCGCTCGTCGGCATCCAGCGCCACCTGCGCTCGGTCGTCGATGCCGCGATCGAGCGGCGGGACGCGCGGGCCGCCGATCTGTGCGAGGCGCTGGGCCATCACCTCTGGCTCAGGAGCGATGCCGAGGCCGCGCGCCACTACCTGGAGCAGACCCTCGCGATCCGCGAGGACGGCAAGCTGCGCTCGGTCGAGCAGCTCGCCGATAGCTGTAATCTGCTCGGCCTGATCCACCACATGCGCGGCGACTTTCCGCGGGCGCGGCACTTCATGCAGCGGGCGCTCGCGCTCTGGGAGGCGCATCTGCCGCCCGACCATCCGCATATCGCCGTGGCGCACGAAAATCTTGGCGTCTTGCTGAGCCTGCTGGCCGAGGACGATGCGGCCCACGCCCATCTGCGCCATGCCTTCCGGCTGCACCGGCGGCGCTGGGGCTATCGAGCACCGCAGACCGCCCGTGCGCTCGCCAATCTGGGATCGTTCTTTTTGGAGCAGGGCCGCTACCGCCGCGCCCGGCTCTACCTGACGCGCGCGCTCGCCATCCGCGAGCAGGTCTTACCGCCGAGCCATATGTCCACCGCGCAGACCCTGAGCAGCCTCGGCGATCTGCGGTATGCGCAGGGCCACTACGCCGAGGCGTCATCTTACTACGAGCGCGCGCTGGCGATGCGGCTGGCCGTGTTCGGCCCGCAGCACCCGGATGTCGCCGAGAGCTGGGCCAGCCAGGGCCGCGTGGCGCTGGCGCTGGGCGACATCGACCGGGCACGCGATCTGCTGGAGGCGGCGCTCGATCTCCAGGTCGCGACGCTCGGCCCCGATCATGTCGAGGTCGCGGCCCGCCTCGACGGCCTGGGCCTGGCGTATCTGGCGCAGGGCGATGCCGCCACCGCCCGATCGTATGTCGAGCGCGGGCTTCAGGTGCGCGCGCACCGCTACGGGCCGCAGCATCCGTTCACCGCGCGCTCGCTGCGCAGCCTGAGCCGCTGCGCGCTGGCTGAGCGTCACAGCGCTGAGGCGCAGGCGTTGATCGAGCGGGCAATCGCCATCCAGCGGCACACGCTCGACGCGGCGCATCCCGATCTGGCGAGCAGCCTGCTGCTGCTGGGCGAGATGCTCCACGATCAGGGACTCCCGGAGCAGGCGCTGGCGGTCACCCGGCAGGCCGCTGCCATCGCTGAGCGTCGGCTGGGCCTGCGCCATCCCCTCACGCAGCAGGTGCAATCCCACCTGAGTATCCTCCAACCTGCCGGCTCCCACTGACCCGAAATCGGGTCATTCGCCCCCCGGTCTGTTGGGTATCCTCGTGTCTATGTTCAGGAGATTCGTATGAAGGCTGTGCCTGCTTCCACCACCATCCTGAGCCGGGGACGAACGCGCATGGCGATCGCGCGCGCCGCGT from Herpetosiphonaceae bacterium includes:
- the fxsT gene encoding FxSxx-COOH system tetratricopeptide repeat protein, translated to MSTTHQPFSHMLGDAIRRAHASVVQLHALTDIPLETIKNWLDGRALRPRRWQDVIKLAAALHLTVRETNELLHAARHPPFHTLPLNELADSYPDLLARWYAGRHIQGLGGVGSRVDGGVLSAAQALLATVPTQALPPIAPLPPGSRMFLTPNPCFVGRAEALLAVARALVRQPASGMGAVAAATGLGGIGKTQLATEFVHRYGQFFAGGVFWLSFADPSAVAGEVAACAGSAHLDLHPNVAQLAPDDQVALVRAAWQSPLPRLLIFDTCEDEHLLARWRPACGGCRILITSRRALWDSTMQVHILPLDVLPRADSIALLRQHRPDLSPSLDVLDEIAAELGDLPLALHLAGAYLARYRSDLTPTEYVAQLRQPTLLRHPSLRGQRVSPTGHVQHVARTFALSYERLDPTDADDQVARRLLAGAACFAPGEAIPRPLLRSTLQHTAEAISPLDAAAALDRLIDLGLLEAVGRDALRMHRLLRLFIRQQQTDPQAQAAVEEALLAFAAPVNAASELAPLVGIQRHLRSVVDAAIERRDARAADLCEALGHHLWLRSDAEAARHYLEQTLAIREDGKLRSVEQLADSCNLLGLIHHMRGDFPRARHFMQRALALWEAHLPPDHPHIAVAHENLGVLLSLLAEDDAAHAHLRHAFRLHRRRWGYRAPQTARALANLGSFFLEQGRYRRARLYLTRALAIREQVLPPSHMSTAQTLSSLGDLRYAQGHYAEASSYYERALAMRLAVFGPQHPDVAESWASQGRVALALGDIDRARDLLEAALDLQVATLGPDHVEVAARLDGLGLAYLAQGDAATARSYVERGLQVRAHRYGPQHPFTARSLRSLSRCALAERHSAEAQALIERAIAIQRHTLDAAHPDLASSLLLLGEMLHDQGLPEQALAVTRQAAAIAERRLGLRHPLTQQVQSHLSILQPAGSH
- a CDS encoding serine hydrolase domain-containing protein codes for the protein MTGSDQHTAAQSDGPPAMLAAVEASLARRAERGEFSGAVLVARGGSPLICRGYGLGNIEQSTPNTPQTKFPIASITKPFTALAILIVQEQGRLQVHAALNSLVPTGIPAWQDVTIHQLLTHTSGIPDLPFWPHCIDPAQPGPITPAALQQLFGARPLAATPGTTFVYSNWGYMLLGYVIEQVSGLPYAVFVQRHVLTPAGMTSSGYVDRKAVLPLRAASYAIEHGTLVNASFLDLEDPYAAGGLYSTVEDLLRWDRVLVTQPSLAAMFTPHVPVGDGSSYGYGWQIGVRFGRRVVYHGGRIDGFRVLLARYPDAQVCIAVLCNLQTCDPDSVADALAAAMFGAEAGPGGADTGGQAPEP
- a CDS encoding AAA family ATPase is translated as MTDAQLPKLAEISTRALFAQMRAAELKPPTHSQSGLPRADAQRGYHVVFHTLEALKRGQTLPPLARQVLVARQEQRTIDARGLNAIGRLHCTSCGQFVKAQGGHLCPQTATPEALTRTLRRRLRVPATAYPDGVLAKLIEQARQGPIQMAHGVSGEQVAVSLDGLPQALGGGFLPDWFRSERGFTLAAAPGGRVVPVFDATGLQRVAVAPTAIGQAAQAYGRQIPMGTVPGTATTLPRFAAHSVAAAATTSVTGGQAYDLGHFVGTEYRKTDALGTPITVQGTTYTVGQRVTTPQAWGSARQSGVEPVPGATKRNPNPQNPSVGVGRTTYAAVGVLLDGEVVETSDGTVEVYTKGRGQLLSVYDPATNTVGDTQGSTNASAAQVAAVIAYLALHPQTASDVALANDLIRAQQGTGEPLAAADGAYIALKNGPLAGGGTIHFGGQVGTQQCPACGQFMGDAHACPSTGANQPSATASGAAAPDPAASFDPATGGVNPATGYYDTPTDPYAPILADGAGTEPVGEVVAPAADVAAPAPALGATAPQPPSADPAQPLVVQPQVDVHGAAPQLDVAAPNVTLGSPNVTVAAKLDPTQTPAETPPITVTVEPKIDVTVPLDADAFAAALATNLRTIAPAAATQATTSADLSEVGAALRELAAAMQAVAANGPGLPVGEDGGRRRRVAQADDPTTARPAAQSEDRTGPRVRTAGKPIDITRPKTAQEHIVDLVVLDAPDPFLTNVPRAVGGDLDRPLTEWVPDVDPNFAINEQTEKILRTMSAMLQLGGGKAQNTWSRAFGIYGPPGTGKNTTARQLAASIKTRDSAGTITQGMNYAEVNITPESSMDEMIGTTILTTDPQSGATVSKVALGKIGLAAAMGSVICVNEIVRNPKLATALQAMLEDGEIHVNSPETGDLIKVPVHPSTVFVLTWNPGNEGDPDRPAQAPLERIIPLHLGAPSAKEQEGRIDAFFAQFGTPDTGGSTTAADNERRRQQILATTYGIPSGQALIPSAAEKAAAVRFFSELTQLASGFGGGRKLGLNSDTPTAPGPRRLNRFMALGKTQGWLSALEILKILCDQDDTFEEQWRLVQETFARHFGDDGEALSRSAPAQD